From the Fibrobacter sp. genome, the window AAATCAGAAACATTACGACCGGAACAGTTGTATTTTCTCTAATTCCAGGTATTTTTTATCCGCTATAAACGTAATCTCTGTTCAATATCAAAGGAGAGATCTTGAAGGAAATCAAAAACAAGTGGCTGCTCTTTTCAATAATTGCCGCTGTCGGCTTTTTTCTGGACTGGCTTACAAAGTATCTTGTCGAACTGAAACTTCCCTATGGAACCCCGGTAGACATAGTGGGAAAGTACCTCCAGTTTCTCTTTGTTTACAACAAGGGAGCAGTCTTCGGTATCAACCCCGCCAACATTATTCCCGGTTTCCCTGTGAATGGCTTTTTTATAGTATTTATGATTATCGCTATCGCAGTTCTTGTCTTTTATTATCGCAGTGTGCCGAAAAGTGAGGTTGTTTTGCACTGGGGGCTGGCTTTGATAATGCCAGGAGCACTGGGGAACCTCTTTGACAGGATAGTACGTGCGGAAAAGGGTGTTGTGGATTTTATACGTGTGGGTATCTCGGAGGAGATTTACTGGCCAATATTCAATCTGGCTGATGCCTATGTGACAATAGGAGTGGGATTCCTTCTGTTGGCTTTCATTGTGGAGGAGAAGCGCAGGAAAGAAGCTGTTGCGGGTGCTAATCCTTCTGTTGAGCAGAAAGAGAGCGGATCTGCAGTAAATGGGTGAAGAGAAGAGAGTTCTTACAGTCGAGGATTCTTACAGGGGAGAGCGGCTTGACAGTTATCTGACCGGAAAACTTGAGAATGTCTCCCGTTCACAGGTGCAGAAACTTATTCTCGATGGAATGGTGCTGCACAATGGAAAACAGGCCTCTAAAAAGGAGATCCTGCGGAGGGGAGATATCATAGAAGTCTCCGGGCTCCATCTTCTGAC encodes:
- the lspA gene encoding signal peptidase II, which produces MKEIKNKWLLFSIIAAVGFFLDWLTKYLVELKLPYGTPVDIVGKYLQFLFVYNKGAVFGINPANIIPGFPVNGFFIVFMIIAIAVLVFYYRSVPKSEVVLHWGLALIMPGALGNLFDRIVRAEKGVVDFIRVGISEEIYWPIFNLADAYVTIGVGFLLLAFIVEEKRRKEAVAGANPSVEQKESGSAVNG